The genomic window GATGGGGAAAAATCGCCAGGCTGCGGGGGCCAGGGCGTGCTAGACTgcagggggctataggggaaGGGGTGGTCGGGGTGCGGGGCGCATGGGGGAAAGGGATCGGGGGAcggcggggggcaggggggcgagctgggctgcagggcgcacggggggctgctgggctgcagggtgcccggggggggggggagatgggggggcagaggggggcaCGGCAGCAGGGGGGTcgctggggggagcgggggggcgaggggaaggGGCAAGGGGATGGCAGGGGGCAGTTaggggggggttacggggtccGCAGGGAGCAATGGGGAAGGGTCAAAGGGATTGCGGGGTGCAATGGGGAAGGGGCGAGGGGACCCCAGGGTGCAATGGGGGGGGTTGAGGGATTGCAGGGTGCGATGGGGAAGGGTCAAAGGGATTGCGGGGTGCGATGGGGAAGGGGCGAGGGGATTGTGGGGTGCAAATTAGGGGCGGGTTATGGGGACCCCAGGGTGCAATGGGGAGGGGTCAAAGGGATTGTGGGGTGCAATGGGGAAGGGTCGAGGGGATTGCAGGGTGCAATTAGGGGTGGGTTATGGGGATCGCAGGGTGCAAAGGGGGGGGTGTCAAAGGGATTGTGGGGTGCAGCGGGGAAGGGTCGAGGGGATTTCAGGTTGCAATGGGGAAGGGCCAAGGGGATCGCAGGGTGCAATTAGGGCTGGGCTCTGGGAACTGCAGGGTGCAACGGGGGTGGTTTGAGGAGGCGTCAGGGTGCAATAGGAAGGGGTCGAGGGGAACCCCGGGGTGCAACggggaggggctgaggggaccCCAGGGTGCAACGGGGAAGGGTCGAAGGGATCGCGGGGTGCAACGGGAAAGGATGGAGGGGCTCGCAGGGGGCAGCCAGGGGTGGTTTATGGGGCCGGCGGGGTGCCACGGGGAAAGGCTGCGGGGCGCAGCGGGGGCGCAGCGGGGGCAGGGCGCGGGgtgcagccccccggccccccgcgcaTGCGCCGGACTCACCGCGTCCCGGCGCTCCTtcgcgccgcccccgcccccccccgctcgCCGCCTATTGGCCGAGGTGCCCGGCGGGGTCGCCTCGCATTGGCTGACCCCGTCGTCACTCTCCGTAAGGctgaggggcggggcttggccttaaagggggaggggagcggggcgcagGGGGTGCGCGTTGCACGGGGCTAATTGGACGGGGCTAATTGCACGGGGCTAATCACGTGGTGTTAATCGCACGGTGCTAATTGCACGGTGCCCATTGCAGTGACCCTTGCATGGTGACCATTGCACGGTGCTCATTGCACGGTGCTAATTGCACAGTGCTAATTGCACGGTGCCCATTGCAGAGCCCCTTGCATGGTGACCATTGCACGGTGCTCATTGCACGTTGCTAATTGCACAGTGCTAATTGCACGGTGACCATTGCACGGTGCTCATTGCACGGTGACCATTGCATGGTGACCGTTGCAGTGACCATTGCACAGCGCTCATTGCATGGTGCTAATTGCACGGTGCTAATTGCACGGTGACCGTTGCATGGTGCTCGTTGCACGGTGCTAATTGCATGGTGACCGTTGCACGGTTTCAATCACCTGGCGCCCCTTGCACGGTGCCCCTTGCACGGTGCCTGTTGCCTGGTTCCAGTCGCACAGTGCCCATTGCACAGCTGTAAATGCACAGCGTCTATTGCATGGTGCTCACTGCACGCTTTTAATTGCACGGTGCATTATGTGCACTGCACGGCCCTGCTCGCTCTGATGCAGTGCACGGTGCACGGTGGCCTACACTGCACGGTGCACGCTGCATGGTTGTGTACACTGCACGGTGCATGCAGGAGCATGCAGCACACGGTGCACGGCGCGGGTGGCACGCAGTGCACAATCCGTGGGGTGCTGTGCACactctgcccccccccttttccccgtTAATGTTTGCTAGGCGATGCTTCTGGGCGtcctggtgcagagcagggccgTTCCCCCGCACCCAGGCGCTCCGAGCACGCAGCTCTGCGCTGcccgggagctgcagcagcgccaaaaagggagaaaaatcccGGAGGCAGGCAGCTGGAGGAGTTGCAGACACCGGTgcgggcagggacagggctgctctctgcccTCCCGACGCCCTCTGGGCTGGCTTCTCTCCCTGgagggtgctcagcaccacttGCTGGCTCCcccccctgctgtccccagcaccccagggccccccccagccccgtcccccctgccccggggacCCAAGGGAGACGCggaggcaggagctggcggCGCAGCCGACCCTTTCTTTATTCCTGGCAGAGCAAAGCACCAAGCAAGCAGCGCCGGGTGGCGCGGGTGAGGACGGGCACGGCGCTGCCTTCGTCCCGGCGTCCTGGCGGCGTGCCGCCGCCtcacctgcagccctgcaggacGCCCACGGCCTCCCGCACGGCGGCCAGGATCATGCCATCCAGCTGCAAGGAACACACGGGGGGCTCAGCGCCACGCACCCACTCCCGGGGACCCCCGGCCACGGGTCCCCGACCGTCACCCACCTGAGCCCGGAGCCAGCGTGCGGCCCCCGGGGGACCGGTGCCGTGGTCCCCGAGGCGGGCGGCGCTCTCCGGGGACAGGAACCGCTGCTCCACGGCGATGGTGCTGGTGAGGTTCTGCACCTGCGGGCACAccgcggtggcggcggcggcggcggggaccGGCCAGGCCCCGCTGggtgcctcggtttccccaggaggggggagctggggcagcgcCTTACCTGGTGCGGAGCCCCGGCGGGGACCAGCACTGCGTcccccaggcactgcagcagggtCCAGGCGCTCACCCCGCACtcctcccgcagccgccgccgcagcTCCGGGTCCAGGTAGAGCCCGGGGGGGTCCTCAGCCACCCCCCCTCGCCTTTGGTCCACCTTGCGCAGGAAATCCTGGATGCGGCCGGCGTCCTCGGCGCGGAAGATGTGCCACAGGGCACCAGGCCGGCTGCCGGCACCCCGcagcctctcctgcagcagctcgtCCATGCCGTCCTCCTCGGCGTGCAGCAGCGGCTCTGTGGGTGCAGGAGAAGGTCGGGGGGGAGCCGTGGGGGGCCATGgcgggacccccccacacacaccgTACCCCTACCGTGCCGCGCGGCGGCGTGCACCAGGACGCTGATGGTGTCGGCTGCCTCCACCGTCAGGTTCTTGGTGCCGACGCTGCCATCCTGGGGATGCACACCTGCAatttggggagcaggggggtgGCACGgcgtggccggggggggggaggctcagcctgtcccccccccccaagccccccagctcccctgctcACCGTACGCCGCGCACACGCGGGGGCGCAGCCAGCGGCGACCCCGCTCGCCCCGCAGGTAGGAGGCCAGGTTGAGGCGCCCGTGGGGGCCGCAGTACTCGGGCAGAGGCAGGCTGGAGCTCAGGTTGGTGGCCCTGTGGCACAGAGGGGACGCTGCGCGCCTGGGGACCTCGTGCGGGGCCACCACCGTGTCCCCAGATCCCTGCATCCCGCACCGGGGTGCTGGCGAGGGTGCGCCGGTGGGGCCAAGGACGTGCtggtgcagcccccccccctccggtgATGGCACTGCCGCCGCTTACCGGCACAGCTGCATGTCCCCAAAGCCACTCTCCAGCTTCAAGACGTCCCCAGCGCCCTGCTCCGGCACCGGGCAGGCTGCAGGATTGGGGGGGTCACGGCGTCACGCACCGGGACCACCCCCTGCGTGCCACCCGCGGCGCGTCCCGGGCACGGATGCACGGGGTTGGTTTCCTCCCCCTCAGCttgcaccggggggggggtccgggcccccccccagtcccctccgtccccgtcccctcgaTGCTAACCCTCCGGCGGCTCCCGGCTGCTTACTCGCGCTGGCGGCGAAGCCGTCCCAGAAGCGCCCGCTGCCCATCCTGACGCGCCGCTGCTGCGCCCGCAGGTTCACCGcctccacctcctgctcccccccgggggggcggaAGGATTCGGGCCCCCACAGCCTCCCGTccagcctcttctccagccctgaaaCCAGGACGGGCTgcggggtggaggggggggacacagccagggaTCAGTATAGGGGGgagaagctggggggggggggtgtctgtgCGTCTCCCCCCGCTCAAGGGGCTCACCTGGCCTTGCCGCCAGTGCTCCTGGAAGAGCCGGTAGTTGGTGGCGTGGCCGGGgtcctgcagccacagcagcccccccggggccagaATGCAGTGGGAaacgggggtcccgggggtcccgggggggccgggggggccggggcagctgAGCTCGCAGCCCGCGTGCCTCTCCTGGATCTTCCTCTCCACCACGCGGGCGATGATGCTGTCCAGGATGCTGGTCAGGCGATTGTCctggggaatttggggaggtgccggggggggggcacagggtgtCACCCCGCCCTGCCCACCCCgttttagccccccccccagcaccccgtgccGGTACTCACGCTGGGCAAAGGGGGCGCGACGGGGGCGAAGGCCATGCGCACCCCGTTGTGCCCCAGGCACAGCTTGACGGCGGTGGAGGCGAGGAGGTCGCAGAGGGTGGCTGTCTGCAcggccccccgggggggcggcggcggcggaggccccggcggcccccccTCGGGGCTCTCTGCTCCAAGAAACGGGGGGCAGAAGGACGGggctgcctcctcttcctcgcgccccccaccccagggcgCAGCACCCccgccccccggtgccgcccgtACCTTCCTTGATGGCTCTGGCCGTGGTTTCGCCGTTGGTGCTGGGCACGAGGGGGGGGGCCACGCTCCCCATCTTCTCCTAAAacacccccagtgccaccaaACCGTCCAGGGGGGGGCACATCCCCACGGCCCCCGCTGCTCCTTGGGGCTGGGACCATGCgcagttcccccccccccacagcggGTGGCAGGGGGTCggggtgctcccccccccaccccccgagCCCTCCATGTCCCCCGTCGTCCCCCCCCCTACCTGCctgcccccggggggctccgccgGCCCCTGCTCGGTGTCCCCCACCCCGCAGGGACAGTGCCACTTGACGTCGAACTTGGCGCGCGCCTcgtgcagcagctgccagagcCGGGCcaggactggggggggggggcaaatggggggggtcAGCACCAGGCAGGTGACcagggaagggtttggggggggggtcccgggggggggttcCAAGGCCGCTCACCACGAGTGGGGACGAACTGCGTGGGGACGAGGGCCGCCGGGTCGTGGTCGTGCCCCGGGGCGCAGCGCTGCGGCCGTGCCGGGTCCCCTGTGAGAGAGCGCGCGGCCGTCCCTGCGTTGCCCCCCGAAGTGACACCCCCAAGCCTCCTGCGGggtctgcgggggggggggggggggccagcaCCCACAGCCGGTCCCGTTTGCCCTCCCCGGGGTCCCCGTACCGTGCCCGTCCTCCTGCTGCCGGCCGCGGTGGCACTCGGGGCACAGCTGGAAGCCGCACGCGGCGCAGCTCCAGTGCGAGTTGAAGCAGCGGCGCTGGCAGGCGTCGCAGAGCCGGGGGGCTCCCTCCCCGCGCCTCCAAGCCGTCAGCCCTGCAACGACGCCACCCTCAGCCTCCCCCCCACTCCGAGCCCTTGGGGAccaccctcagcccccccccggggtgcccgCTTACCCCCGGGCTGGCCGTGGGCTCCCAGCCACGCGCCCCTGTCCCTGCGGACGGCGGCGCAGAAGGGGCCCCCCAGCACCGAGAGCAGGTACTTGGccaggcagaggctgctgccgctgctcctgccccggCCCTCCGCCGCCtccagccccgccgcctccccctcCGCCTCGTCCACCGTGCAGAAGCCGTCGACGCTCAGCTCCCCGCCGTCCCCGAAGGCGAGCCTGAGGGGGCCAAAGCGGGGTTACCGGGGCGGACGCTCCGTGGGGAACCCCCAAAAAGGCCTCCCCCCGGCTCACCTGCGGAAGCgcagcagcctgcaggtgcTCTCCGCGAGCTCCTCATCCTCGTCTTCATCCCcagggctccccgcagcccgggcaGCGCAGGCGCAGCACCGCGGGATGCTCTTGGGCAGGGCGGTGCAGGGCACGCTCTGCAGGCACCACGGCTCCGGGCCAGCCTGGCCGGCACAGACTGGGGGGCCTGGAGGGGGGGTAATGAggggggaatttggggctgGCACCGCgcacggggaggggacgggCACGCTGGAAACCGGGCCAGAAAGTAGGGCTGGAAAATAGGGCTGGGGATGGGCAGGGAGCAAAGCTGAGCTGGTTGGGGAGCCCCCACGCGTTGGCAGCTCGTTGGGGACACCACGGACGGGGACAGCCCCCCTGCAGCCGCCTTAcctccctctcccagctctgtCCTCTCCGCCGGGACCCCTCCGCTCCTGGTGCCACCCAGGTGCTCGGTGCCACCCTGGTGCTCGGTGCCACCCGGGCGCTCGGTGGCCTTGGCTCCCCGTttggctgctccagccccttcgGCGGCACCGCGGTGCCCGTCGGCGGCGCCGTGGGGGCGTTTGGCCGAGCGCTTGCCCTCGCCGGCTCCCTCGGGGCCGTCCCTCCGGCCCCCTTTGCACCTTGGCACCGACTGCTCCGAGTGCCGCGTCAGCCACGTCTTCTTCAGCTTGGTGTGGATGCTGGGCGGGCAGGGAAACCGGCCCCCGTCGCCCCCCAGGGGGCCGTCACCATCCGGCCCCGACGCGTCGAAGGGGCccagcgccccgcagcccccccccggtgggcacgggggggccGTGGGGTAGTGCCTGTCCACCCGGGGGTCcgtgccccccggtgccggcggcgAGCTGGGTTCGAGGCTTTGGTACGCCGGGCGCTTGTCTTTGGGTTTGCactgggggagatggggggcgTGGGGCCGTGCGCCCACCCAGACCCCCCCTGCGGCCACGCTGGGCTgtgggaggagcagggggggTGCGGTGCTGAGCGGGGGGGtgtgaggatgaggagggggtgCTGCCGGGAGGTCCCCCGCTCTGCCATCCCTCCACGGGGCACCCGGTGGCTGCGggacccccgtgtccccctccccGTCTCCGCCGTGCCCTggctgccccccgcccggcAGCTGCTCCTGGTCCTCGGCCTGGAGGTGGAAGCCGGGCTCCTTCTTCGGGTAAAACTCctggggggggagcagagggggggCTGTTAAGGCTGGAGACCCCCCAAGTgggggtccccatccctgccgCTGCGCCCTGACCCGCATcacggggagctggggggcgcCCCACggccctgcctcagtttccccagggCCCCTCCTTAGCCGAGCAGACCCCTCGTGCTTTCCCCAGCCGGCGCTGACCCCGTCCCTGGGGTGTccgtgtgtgtcccccccccaccccccaccccgcacCCGCGTGGGAAAGGACCGGGGCGCCACGACGGGCGCACCCAGGGGCCGGCTGCTCTGCCTCCCGCCGCCTCCGTGCCGCCGTGACTCAGCCCCGCTGCCTGCGGCACGCCGCGGGCCACCCCCGGCGAGGAGAGCagcaccccccccgcccctcgccccccatTACGGGGGGGCATCGCCCCATTTTCGGGGGGCTGGGGCTCCTCCCTGCCCTTCGGATGAGTCGTGGCAGCGAGCACGGGGGTCGTTTCCCacgcgggggctgcgggcgctgggtgccccccacccaggGTGACGGTGCCAGCGCCGCCTGCCGCAACGCGCCGCTCCCGGCCTCGGCTGAACCCGGCCTCCCAAGGGACCCGCGAGGCCACGGGacggggagcagagcccagagccACGCGGGCGCTCGCTCACCTTGCTCCCCGAGCTGCAGCTCTCACCGAAGGCGCCCGGAGCCGCCTTGCACCTCAGCGGGACCCCCAGGTAGAGGGGCTGCGCCCCCCAGGCCGGCACGAAGGGACCCAGGCGCCAGTCGGTGCCGGCGAAGCGCCCGTCGCCCACGGGACCCTCCGGCCCCCCGCCACCAAATCCGGGCTctggcggggggccgggggggagcagCGAGGACAGGAGGAAGGGGCTGTGCTTGGCCTCCACCAGGAAGGGGCAGCTGCGGAAAGCCggggggtccccgtccccgcggggCTTGCCGGGGCGCTGGGTGTCCGCGGCCGGGAAGGGCAGGGGGTAGCGGTGGTACGCATGGCTGTAGAGAGCCAGGGGGGCCAAAACGGCTTCAGCCCACCGCGGGGGCTCCTTGGGCTGCCCGTTCCTGGgcgccagcagcagcggcagctcGGCGGAGTCCTTGGGGAGGCACAGGGCGTCCCgcaggcgctgcggggccggcgggTAGGGGCAGCCCAGCGGGAGGCCGGCCGGCTCCACGCAGCCCTCGGAGCCCCTCCAGGGGCAGCCCTTGTCCGCGGCCAGCCCAGGGCTGTAGCTCAGCTTGGGGGGCTCCTGGTAGCCCCCCAGGGCCGGGTCGGTGGCCGCGCTCCGGGGCAGGACCCCCGGCACCGCGCTGCTCTCCAGCCCCCGGGGGTCCTGCGCTGCCTCCGGGGCTCTCCTCCAGCGCGGCGCGGCCTCCCCCATCCTCGCCTCGCTGGCCATGCGCTCATGTGGTGCTCAGCACCGTGCCCGGCCGGCCGGATCCTGcgggggggagaaaaggggcctcagaggggggtgggggggtggctGTGAGGGCATCCCCCACCCCTCCATGCCCACGAGCTGCCGGGCCAGGCGCACGCAgcgggggaaactgaggcacggtttctgcaccccccccccccaaactccatCCTCAcatcctgggggggtcccatgggtgccatCCTCCAGGGAGAGCAATCCAAGGGGGGGGGCAAGCAGCTGGAGAAGGGGGTGTCCCCCCTCCCCTGCACCCCTCCGGGACgcaccccgcgccccccccccccccggccctccgcACCCAGCCTGGCCGCGCGCCCGCCCGCTGGCACCCGGCGTGGGGAGGCCTTGCCCCGCGCAGGTATTCGCCTCCGGCCAGGGCCGGGCGCAGCTTCCCAGGAGGGCTTGCAGCGAGCGGGGAGCTCCCAGCGGCCCCTCCTGGGAGAAATGCCGGCGGGGATTTGCTGGATTAACACTTCCCTGGGAGCCGGGCCACACACGCACGCTCCGGAGCCGTTTCTCGCCGCGGCGCCGTCCCTTCCCGACGGGGCGAACGCCATCCCCTGCCCTCCGCAACCCCCCTGCCAGCAGccgaggggacggggacggggcgcCTCGGGTCCAAGCCAGCCCTACAAAAGCTCAGCCGGCTCCTGGGTGGGACAGAGCCACCTCGACAGGcagccggggccgtgccgggggcaGGACGTGAGCACCGTGTGTCCCCGGCGTTCCCGTCACGTCCcatgcacagagcagagcaaagtCCCCGTCCCGTGCTGCTGCCCAAGCCCCTGCTGGGGGCACGGAGCCGGAACGGGGCACCGGGCACCCGGAGCCATCTCCCCCCTCGCTTAGCCCCACACCGTgagcccagcactgctccctCCCGGCACCCCAATGCCAGCACCGCGCGGCGTCCCCGAGCTCCTCGGGGCTCCCTTCGTCCCCTGTCCCTTCACCCCGCAGGACGAAGGTGGCCAGAGCGCGAGGAGCTGCGGGCAGCATCCCTGCGGCACCCGGCTTAGCTACCTGGCACGGCACAGGGTCGGTCCATTGGGGACACGTCACCCCCCCCGGCACCAGGGGGGGGACAGCTCGGCGGCGAGCAGCAGTGGCACGGCACTGGCACCGGGTCCCGGCGAGGCGACGCCGGGGACTCCTAAACCCACAGACTGAAGGGGTCTGGCTCCGGGATCTGAAGGAGGCAGAAAGCCGCCCGGGCTGCCCTGGGGACGTTCTTCTCCGAAGGCTGGAGCTGGAGTTTTCGATCCATTGGCCTGGGGGTCTCCGTGCTCCTCCTTCCTAGCGGCCTTGGAGCGGGAGCTGCCGGCGGGGGACAGGCGGCGAGGGGGCACCCACGAAGCGGCGACGGCAAGCGGGATGGAGCCCCGGCTCTAAGCAGCCTCGGGCATTTTTGGGGCGAGCGGCGGCACGGCGAGGCGACGGCGGCGCTCGGCGAGCGTGCGGCCTCCGCGGGCTCCCGCAGCGACTGGGGAGGGCGAGGCGaggcgctggggctgctgaCGCCCGGGAACGCCGGCGTGCCGCCCAGCCCCGCGGGCACCGGCGcaggcagcggcggcggcggcgcggtgCGCACCCGGCGGCCGTGCCAAGGCGGGCAGGTGTGCTGTGCCCCGCGTGAAGAAAGCGCCCTTTGTTCCGGGACGAGCCGCCCCGCCGCCGATGAAAGACGCCGGCCGCGCGCTCCGGGCGAAACCGGGATGGGAGAAACGGCGCGGGGAAGATGGGCCAagagccccagccccggtgctttttggggggggccgTGTCCCGGTGAGGATCACGCCGCTGCCCCACGGGGGCTGGCGA from Anser cygnoides isolate HZ-2024a breed goose chromosome 26, Taihu_goose_T2T_genome, whole genome shotgun sequence includes these protein-coding regions:
- the HR gene encoding lysine-specific demethylase hairless isoform X5; this translates as MASEARMGEAAPRWRRAPEAAQDPRGLESSAVPGVLPRSAATDPALGGYQEPPKLSYSPGLAADKGCPWRGSEGCVEPAGLPLGCPYPPAPQRLRDALCLPKDSAELPLLLAPRNGQPKEPPRWAEAVLAPLALYSHAYHRYPLPFPAADTQRPGKPRGDGDPPAFRSCPFLVEAKHSPFLLSSLLPPGPPPEPGFGGGGPEGPVGDGRFAGTDWRLGPFVPAWGAQPLYLGVPLRCKAAPGAFGESCSSGSKEFYPKKEPGFHLQAEDQEQLPGGGQPGHGGDGEGDTGVPQPPGAPWRDGRAGDLPAAPPPHPHTPPLSTAPPLLLPQPSVAAGGVWVGARPHAPHLPQCKPKDKRPAYQSLEPSSPPAPGGTDPRVDRHYPTAPPCPPGGGCGALGPFDASGPDGDGPLGGDGGRFPCPPSIHTKLKKTWLTRHSEQSVPRCKGGRRDGPEGAGEGKRSAKRPHGAADGHRGAAEGAGAAKRGAKATERPGGTEHQGGTEHLGGTRSGGVPAERTELGEGGPPVCAGQAGPEPWCLQSVPCTALPKSIPRCCACAARAAGSPGDEDEDEELAESTCRLLRFRRLAFGDGGELSVDGFCTVDEAEGEAAGLEAAEGRGRSSGSSLCLAKYLLSVLGGPFCAAVRRDRGAWLGAHGQPGGLTAWRRGEGAPRLCDACQRRCFNSHWSCAACGFQLCPECHRGRQQEDGHGTAARSLTGDPARPQRCAPGHDHDPAALVPTQFVPTRVLARLWQLLHEARAKFDVKWHCPCGVGDTEQGPAEPPGGRQEKMGSVAPPLVPSTNGETTARAIKEESPEGGPPGPPPPPPPRGAVQTATLCDLLASTAVKLCLGHNGVRMAFAPVAPPLPSDNRLTSILDSIIARVVERKIQERHAGCELSCPGPPGPPGTPGTPVSHCILAPGGLLWLQDPGHATNYRLFQEHWRQGQPVLVSGLEKRLDGRLWGPESFRPPGGEQEVEAVNLRAQQRRVRMGSGRFWDGFAASASKQPGAAGGLPGAGAGRWGRLEAGEWLWGHAAVPGHQPELQPASARVLRPPRAPQPGLLPAGRAGSPLAAPPRVRGVRCASPGWQRRHQEPDGGGSRHHQRPGARRRAAR